A stretch of DNA from Myotis daubentonii chromosome 12, mMyoDau2.1, whole genome shotgun sequence:
CATTACGATTGACTTTCCTTTCTAAGTCAATCTCCGCTCTGATTTGCTTTTAAGGTTTTTCTCTTTACATTTGACGAGCTGTGGCTTTACTCTTGAGTGTCCATGTGTGAattgaatttcatttttcaaacttCAATCATTGTGTGCTTTATGATTAGGCTCTACTgcaagtgattaaaaaaaaaactctctaaACCAGAGTGGTTTCTACAAGATaggagtttctttctttctcacataAATTAGGCAATCCAGGTGGCATTTAATGACATCAGGGACTCAGGGACTGTTCTTATTGTTCTACCACTCCCAGCAAGGAGAGCCTCCACTCAAATGATAATATCTCTATTCCAGCTACTAGGAAAGGGAAAGTACAGAGAAGGGCCTCCCTCTTCCCTGTAAGGGCATTCCTGGAAGTTGCACATGCGGCTCTAGTTATATCCCATAACATACTCGTTTGGTCAAGCCTGCTACAAGGGAACCAGGAAATGTTTTCATTTGGGCAGCCAATTCCCAGTTTAAAAAGGGTGATTCTATTAATAAGGTAGAGGGGGAGATTTGTTATTGGCAACCAGTAGTAATCTCTATTAgagctatttttatttcaaatttctcCCCCTCATATTCCTTCTATTATATCCTCTGGAACTCTTAATAAAAGGCTATTGTTTGTGTCTCTtctttttagatttctttttatctttttctgtcgTAGTCTGTGAGATTTCTTCAGCTCTATCTTCCAGTttactggtgtgtgtgttttttttcttaagctaCTGTCTGACTTAAGTTttcttaaaatgacattttttatcTCTAGAATTTCTataacctcccctcccccacccaccaaaATGGCTATTTGTATGGTATTCTGGCTTTTCTACgtagtttttattcttttatgtctTGACTCATTTTATGCATAATTATCTATAATTATGCTCTATTGTCTGTAACTGTTGGGGCATGAATTCTGCTAATTCCCTTCCCTAAAAGTTTTCCTTCTTACAGATATACCCATCTCATCATGGGTATTTCTTTCCATGGTGGCTCATGTATCCAGGGTTTTAAAGTGTTAGGATGGGGCAGTTTCATATTTATCTCTACAGGGTCCTTCAGGTTTCCCTGGTTCAAACCAGTTTTTGTTGCTTCCTTGGTTTGGAAACTGGCCCTGCTCATGAAGGTACATTTGATTCCCACCCCTGTGTCATCTGCGTGGTAATCAGTCCACTTCCTCCCCTAATTCTCAGGCTAATGGGAGGAGGTATCTAGAGTCCTTTTCACAGCAGTAGAGTTCCTCTAGCTAATCCTGGCTCAGTGCTTAGCTCAAGCTCCATGGCACATGGGGCCTCAAGTCCCCCTTCCAGCTCAGCTATTAAAATTCCTGCCACTGAGTTCCACTTCTGATTCCACTTCTTCAGTTGCCTATTTAGCCTCACCTCTTGCTCACCACTGTCGTGTTCTGTTTCTGGCTCCCAAGGATTTCGATTTCTTGTTTCAGTGCTCAGTTGTACATTTCAAATGTTTTTGTTACGTTTTAATGGACATTTATCTGTGTTATGACGGGTGCTTCTCAAATCAACTTAGTTCATTATAAATAAGAAGTCTAACAAAGAGTATCTTAAATCCCCCAAAGCAGTAAAATTATCATCTCTCAATAAAAgcattgaaatttttttcttgatgctTCTTACATGGgccttttgtgttttgttttgtgttgtgttgtgttgttgttttcatttgtccTGTTGGTTGGCATTTGGAAATAGATGGACTGGGCATTGAGAAACCAAGGTTCTGGTTCTCACTCTATTGCTTGCTAACTGCAAACATGGGGAAACCACTGAAGGTCTCTGAGCCTATAATTAACCATAAAATTGGGATATTATTATTTGCTCTGCTCATAGCATTATTATATGGATCACATGAGATAATGGATTTGAAAATGCTTTCAAGCTTAAAACATACAAACGTATGGTATTAGTAATAGCAATATTATTAGCACATTCATTAAGGtagtcttaaaatattaaaatatatgaaagttcATGTTTTATGTTTGGTTTGgtaagctgaaaaaaaaaatcctgtatcTTGGTAAGGGCTTTTTATTCTACTAAAATACCTAATAAGGGAATTActtggaaaacatttttcttgtgAAATTTAAGAGTACTGTCTGTACTGACAGGCTGTTATAACTTTAATAGGCTATGAAATTCATCGTGGAGAGACACACCCTTATCAGTTGAAAAAGAGACTTGAACCTGGAAATCATCATTGCATTTTGTTATTATGTGTTTTCTCAAACTATGGATACTGAAAGTTCTATTACTCTTTTGTAAAAgaccataaatatttttctaatgcaGAAAAGATGTCTGTCCTCTTATTTGAAAATGTTGAGAACCACCAACCTAGCCTATGGTAGTAGTCCACTAACTAGGCTATTCCTCTATTTCTTACTAAAACATATTCTCTAAGAAAGAGGAATGTGttaccctggccagttttctcaatggttagagcatcagcctgaggaccaaagggtcatgtgtttgattcccagtcaagagcatatacctgtgttgcaggttttGATCTCCGGGCCCggttggggtatgtgcaggagacATCCAGttgatctgtctctctcacattgatgcttctatctctttctctctccgcccccccccctcacctctccctcccattctctctctaaaaaaaaaaaaaaaatcaatggaaaaaatatcctcagatgagaattaaaaaaaaaaaaaaagaaggactGTGTCAGTTCTCAGTGATGTTTGTCAGTCAACTGTGAGGCTTTATTGCAGAGAatttatttactaatatttaagTATGTAGTTTTCAAATGATTTActtaaaaggaaattagaaattGACTCAAAATGGCAGACGGATATACACATTTgcttataaaaatacatatagatatagagaaTAAAATAGAGTTTAATAGCATTGAAAAACAGGGAAACTGACTATcagaataaatacattttaataaatttaaaaagctattacCAGAGAACAAACGTGTGGAGGAACAAAACGAAATGTAATGAAATCTGACACATGTAACCTGTGTGGCGATGATGGCTGTGGAGGTAGGTCTTACAGAGCTCTGCTGAGAGTCGGTGGATatcaggaaggagaagggacCCTGGGACATTGATCAGTTTGGGAAATTGGGGAACCGCATGTGAAGCagcacctcagtttccccttccccGGTCTGCGGTGCTAAGCAATGGGCTGCTGTGGTCTGGATCGAATCAGACACTGGGTCTGGAAAAGCAGGGCAGTGCCTGAGCAGCTCCTGACCCCCAGGAGGATCAGAGAGCCTCTCAGACAGATCCTCCTCAGAGCCTGTCTGCCGGCATATCCCAGCCCTGTCCCAAAGCCAGGCTGTGATGGACAGAAACAGCTTCTGCTGATAAGGATCTGGAAATCTCATCCTCAAAGCAGGGTATCCAACCAAGAAGCACCAAGCGTGTAAGGAAAAAGTACAATACCAAGAGAGTGAGGCATTGCACTAAAGACTATAGTATTATTCTAAGGGGATAAGAGAGGCTGTCCTACCTATACTGTAGGAAGAGTCTTGTGTGTTTAGAAAGCATGCATAgattttggaaatttaaaatataatactaaaatttttataaacttcAATAGTTGGCCCAGCATAATAATGGACAAGGCTGAAAAGCAAATTAATAGAAAGTGAGTGTCAAGGGGCTCTTGCATCGTTTCGTGGTAAAGTACCACGAGAAGGATAATGAAAGGAAAGTAAAAGAGGCACAGAAGATAAATCCAAGTATTCCATCATTCAGCGAGTAGCTGTTCCAGaaggaacaaagagagagaatggagagggGTGGAAATGATAGAAAAGGCTAGAGAATAAAAATTCTTAAGACCACTCTTAGAATTTTGGTATATtgtaattgtctttttaaaaattctctcagTTATGTAAATTGTGTGTTTTGAGGTTATTGGTAAGAGAAAAGGCAAATGCAAGAGCCTATATGATGATTCTGAAATTTCTCTACGTTCCAAGGGTTATGTCTTTATCTGAAGAAGGTACTTTATCCTGACTTTTTATTGGCGGAGTTGAAGGATTGTGCCTGGTGATCAGAGTATCCGCTGCAGTCGTTGGAGCGCCGACGGCAGACTCCCCCCTCACAGGACTCGtggggccgtggccgtggccgccTCCCTGACGTCTGTTTCTGATAAGTGGGCTTTAGTCTCTAACAGCTCTGGGGACGTTTGTTGGCCGACACCCGGTGAGGTCATTTTGCTCTCCGCTGagtttcctttctctgtttttttgGACTGTTCTGATGAGCATGACCCTGGAGCGTTCAGTAATGCCTCTGTTCCCTGAGGAGCCCTTGGCCTCCTCCCTGGTTTTATCTCTATCTGCATAAAAACTCCATGCCGctggaaaggaaaacaaagttgaCATTAACCAGGGAACACAAGTTGCTGGGACTATGAACTAAATTCATGTGTTAAGTCAAGTCCTGGTGATTCAGGCACTTATATctctgctgcttttttttttttttttcctatctctGCTTCTTCATTGGCTGTCACCTTCATCCCAAACTTATTGGTGAACTTTTAAACAAATTATGAAATAGGTGCACCAGGAAATGAAGAGAAGGGAAAAGTAGAGAGTCAGAGAAGCAGCACCTCATTATCTGCCATTCTCAACTCCTATCCCTTGGATTGTATAAGACgattcatataaaattttatttcttgctctATAGGCTGCTATGGATACAGTAGAAACTACAGTTCATAGACGTGAGGATTTATGATTGCATGCCAAATGTCTATTGGTTCCCACAAAAGACTTAGTTATAGTGAAGTATGAAAACAAACATTTGTAGTTGGAAAAAAAATCCAGCAATTgagtattattatatttgtttgaCTTTGTAAACCTTACATGCATCCCCCCTGCAACACATATGTAAGCATATCAAAAAGTTTATCAAACTGCTTTGCTATTACCTTAAGTgaatgattttaataatttaaaccaAATTCTAAACACTGTGATCCAAAATTATGACGTCATTGTTTAGTTCTAACTATGACATGGTGGAGATTTTATAATAACCCTGTTAACTTATTTAAATCGACTTTGAGAAAAATGACTATGACTTAAAAAAGCTTAAGGTTCTATCATAAATATATCGCATCCTCAAgtattaaataattgattataaATACTGTCTCACCTTACACCTCATGGGCTCACTGGGAATTTTCCTGGAATCATATTGATGTATAAAGGAGATACGTTCTATAAAATTCCTTTGAAGTTCTGTAGATGCATTGGGAGAGGCAAGTGGAactaaggggggaaaaagagatttGTGAAGTCAGGGCAAAAATTAGATTTGTGGATGGATATAAAATCAGCATTCATAATATTCATGCTTTATAAAAATGCTAATGAAACCAAGTTCTCCTAAGTGTGGAAGGTTTCCACACACATCTACATAATAAATATGATTCAGCATTCTTTCGCTATGAAAGGAACCAAATCAAAGCCATCAGATTAGCCCCACATGTGAAATtacttgtaatttaaa
This window harbors:
- the C12H2orf73 gene encoding LOW QUALITY PROTEIN: uncharacterized protein C2orf73 homolog (The sequence of the model RefSeq protein was modified relative to this genomic sequence to represent the inferred CDS: deleted 2 bases in 1 codon) translates to MEAKEDKQQQHKLEAAGTVYKTEKEELKHEKEPGKSTPHSKPCVRRRRVYYAKFINTNARTFNEPVPYIDPKIRTENQDDWWSHGKEPERHFQPPYDINSTQRSDFQKPMCPLVLPVRHSKLQKPSCGIVPLASPNASTELQRNFIERISFIHQYDSRKIPSEPMRCKRHGVFMQIEIKPGRRPRAPQGTEALLNAPGSCSSEQSKKTEKGNSAESKMTSPGVGQQTSPELLETKAHLSETDVREAATATPTSPVRGESAVGAPTTAADTLITRHNPSTPPIKSQDKVPSSDKDITLGT